CGTCCCCGCCGCCGTCGAGCGGGACCTCCCTCCGGGCCGTCACCGTGTCCTCAGGGAGCAGCTGATGCGTGAGATCGAGAACGACGGCGAGACCCCGGCCGTACGGCCGCGTACCGCGCTCTGGCGGCGGCCCGCCTTCGTGGGGCCCGCCGTGGCCGCCGCGCTGACCGTCGCGGTCGTGGTGGGCGCCGCGGTGACCCAGCAGGCGGCCGGGCCGCCGACGACACATGCGGACAGTTCCGACGGCCGGAGCCGGGGCGAGGCGACGCGCAGCGACGAGAGCGCGGCCGATCTGCTGGCGCAGGTGGCGAAGGCGGCCGAGAAGCGGAGCCGGCCCGAGGTACGGGACGACCAGTTCGTCTACACGGAACGGAACGACTACCACTGGAAGATGGATCCCGAGAAGACCGATATGCCCTGCCCCAGGACCCTGGAGGCGTACCCCTATGGTGTGCGCGAGTTCTGGTCGTCGGTGGACGGGCAGCACAACGGGCTGCAGCGGGAGCGTGGGACGGACGGCGAGGTCGTGGAGATGTCCCTCGGCAAGCAGCTCCCCGTCAAGAACGGCGTCACCTTCTTCCGCGAGGTCGAGGACGAACTGCCGACCGACGCCGACGGGATGTACCGCTACCTGTACGGGCTGAAGGGCGACGAGCGGGCGTCCGGCGCGAAGTCGGCCGACCGGAAGGCCTTCGCCAAGGCGTCCACGCTGCTCGCCGAGCAGTTGCTGCCGCCGAAGGTGGAGGCCGCGCTGTACCGGGCCGTCGCGCGGATCCCGGGACTGACCGTGTACGAGGGGTCCGTCGACGCGGCGGGCCGCACGGGGGTCTCCGTCGGCCTTGCGGGCGACTGGCCCGAATACCGGGGCCACGGGCCGACCCGGCACGAACTCCTCTTCGACACACGGACGTTGGCCTTCCTCGCCGCGGACACCGTCAAGCTCGACCCTCCGGCCGACTCCTGCGACTCCCTCGATGCGGGTGACCTGGTCTCGTCGGTG
This genomic stretch from Streptomyces deccanensis harbors:
- a CDS encoding CU044_5270 family protein → MNDNPSPRDEDEPAGAGVPAAVPAAVERDLPPGRHRVLREQLMREIENDGETPAVRPRTALWRRPAFVGPAVAAALTVAVVVGAAVTQQAAGPPTTHADSSDGRSRGEATRSDESAADLLAQVAKAAEKRSRPEVRDDQFVYTERNDYHWKMDPEKTDMPCPRTLEAYPYGVREFWSSVDGQHNGLQRERGTDGEVVEMSLGKQLPVKNGVTFFREVEDELPTDADGMYRYLYGLKGDERASGAKSADRKAFAKASTLLAEQLLPPKVEAALYRAVARIPGLTVYEGSVDAAGRTGVSVGLAGDWPEYRGHGPTRHELLFDTRTLAFLAADTVKLDPPADSCDSLDAGDLVSSVAVLKRTVVDRVSERP